Sequence from the Meleagris gallopavo isolate NT-WF06-2002-E0010 breed Aviagen turkey brand Nicholas breeding stock chromosome Z, Turkey_5.1, whole genome shotgun sequence genome:
ACTGTCACCGCTGCTGAGATGTTTGCACACAAACATTGTTTGTTCTCCACCAGTGTTCACCAAGCATCAGTGGATGTCAGTGAGtcccattttttccacatggaggaattcagtgccaCACATTTGCTTCATCCTTACTTCCATATTAGaagccattctgtcagactgcacctctgctgccatttgtcacacaacaacaacatgtaatgggatactggtgggaaggttcaacctctgctgccatgtcACCAATATCCACCTCTGGCATCACGGgacaacatcataaaataagagttattacttccagagcagcccCCATATTACAGTACTTTcttaaaaattttctttaattaagagtttttaaagaaagtgtTATAAAAAACAGGTCACTTTCCCATTCATAGGCTTTTACAACAAATAATACCTTTtatgcacaagaaaaaaattctgtctaCTGATTCTAAGATGGTTTTTATCAGTGAGAGTGGTAAATCAATTATTTACTCAGTACTCTTGTCCACTCTGCAGTGTTTAATGCTTTGCTGTTTCAATAATGCTTCAGGAGAACTACACAGTCTTTACTTCTAAAAATGAGAGCAGAATCAGATAAAAGCCTTTTATCAAAACCTGTCGtttgctgagcagagcagatcCCATTAAAGTTGGCATGGATGAGCAGCCCTTTATCTCTGGATGGAATCTGTCCTTTTAGCTGTTCGGAATTAATACTCAAATCCTTTAAACCACAAGGAGCTAAGATTTGGGATTCCAAAAATTCTTTATATGCTAGGCAGCCAGTGATTAatgtaaaacaattttaaaattacacaaataaaataatcacctgacagaaaattaaaaagagttCTCGAAGTTTAGGAAGATGTGACTTAAAAACTGATTATTTATCTAGCCTGCTTAGATAAATTTCTGCTTAgatacatttctgaaatataataCAGTTTCTAGTATAAACGCAGTTTCTAGTGGGTAGGCAGAAAGGTTTGCAGTGCTAACTGATGAGCTTTTGAAAATGACTAAGAACAGCATGTCCATTGCAAACATGAAACTGATTTGGGGAAATTAGTTCAAATGATGGCTATGCTCTTAGGGTTGTTAAGGTCTAAACTCTGAATTAGACACACACAGGTCATGGTATTCATATGTTCTTgcataacagaaaataaaatgcaggaaCTTGAATGTACAAGTGTGCAAGTTTTGTtacatgattctgtgaaacagtttctggtgttttctttctttttttNNNNNNNNNNNNNNNNNNNNNNNNNNNNNNNNNNNNNNNNNNNNNNNNNNNNNNNNNNNNNNNNNNNNNNNNNNNNNNNNNNNNNNNNNNNNNNNNNNNNaaaaaaaaaaaaaattactgtagaATGGCATAGACAGCATGGCGAGAAGTTCCCTGAAATGTTAATATTAGAATTCTGGCCTATGTAACCTGTGATGTCTCTGCAGGTGATGCAGATTTGAGCAGGCTTGCCTTTTTGTTTAGTGTGCCAGTCAGAATGATGGAGAAGTGACAGCTCTTGAATGTTTTTTGGAGCAGTAAGACTCATTtgtaaagcattttaaaacctttagggttttgtttttgccctGTTAAATAATGGCCGCAGTGAGTCAGTAGcactttgttttaaagcagagaagaaatctgATTCTTATGTGAGGCATTACCATTAAATGGTGATGCCTTGTCCTTAGTGAATCGAAATTACCAGACGCTATTAGCTTTTCAAAGTCTTGAGTAGCAtctgtctttgctttttgttcttttttttttttttttcatttcacgTAAATTTCAGGGAAGACTGCTGTTGTTGCACATCACTGGACGCTCACTCTCTTTCTGACAGATTAGACTCCAGAGAAAACTGTTAATTTCTCTACTGTTATGAGAACTGCCACCAAAGTATTGtaatagttttctttcttaaaactACTGTGCACATCTGTCATTGTCTGGGCTGGTAATTGTAGTAGCCTTTCTAGTCTTGAGATGCTTACAGGGTACTGCTCAAAATGCCACTAGTTGAGATTAAGAATTTCAAGCTAATGAAATTTTTTGCATGACATGATGGCTCTCTTTCTCTGCATGAGTAATTGAGTTAATGTACATTTgcttcttcatttcagaaatcacACAATGGCACTAATGCAGGCAGACCTTTCCAGAGCACCATTTCATCAGGTGCACCAGACGTTCCTTATCGATCAACCAAGAGTGTGGATTCAAGTGATGAAAGCTTTTCTGAATCTGATGATGATAGCTGTCTGTGGAAACGAAAACGACAGAAATGTTTCAACCTTCCTCCTGCTAAATCTGAGCCTTTTCCACTTACTCAGAGTCACACGAAACAAACTGCTCTAGGTGGTAAGAAAGTTAACAACATTTGGGGTGTGGTGCTCCAGGAGCAAAATCAGGATGCCGTGGCTACTGAACTTGGGATTCTAGGAATGGATGGAAGTATTGACAGGAGCAGGCAGTCAGAGACTTACAATTATTTATTGGCTAAAAAGTTGATGAAGGAAGCTCAGCAAAAGGAGGCAGAGACTTTGGATAAAGAACTGGATGAATACATGCATGATGACAAGAAAGCATTGccagcagaagaagaaaatggacaAGGCTTTCTCAAACGAAAGCGATCTATAAAAGACAGACTGGGTGAAAgacaagaaatgaaatacaaaggAAGATATGAAATAACTGAAGAAGATTCGGAGGAAAAAGTAGCAGATGAAATTGCTTACCGGTAAGCTAGATAATCGTATATCTACTTAAAATATTGGTAAACTATGCATGgaaaagaacacacaaaaaaagaccTTGATTTGCTGTCTCTGTGACGCGTTGTACTAGGCTACAAAAGGCATGAATAAGTGCCTTATGGCTATTTCCGAAAtcctgaaattaaaatgcagcattttatgTGGTGTCTTTTAGAAGCATACAGTAATGGTctagcctttttttcccttttgagtCAGTCAGGTAGAATTGATTTTaatggcttgtttttttttaacagtggcTATCAAAAATACTATTTCTTGTTATTTAGATTTAGTAGTGGCTATTTGAGGAATTGTGCCATGATTAAAGATGTGAATTTTAAGTTGGTAACTAGTGTACATAAGCTGTTGTCACTGTGAAAATGTGGCTAAGTTATAAATCTTTTGCAACTGTAGTTGACTTCAGTAGGATAATGTTTTTGAGGGCACTGCTTCCAAAATACATGTGTTGTTTACATAGATCATCCTATATTCAGAGACATTTCACTGCTGCTCAAACTAAGATTACTAGATGCTAGCACTGAAAGCGAGACAATATTATGAAgctttgctgcagttctgtgccagCCTGTGCCAGCCACTGTTAGAGCTACAAAGCTTGAGTTGTGCACAGAATCATTG
This genomic interval carries:
- the PHAX gene encoding phosphorylated adapter RNA export protein, translating into QKSHNGTNAGRPFQSTISSGAPDVPYRSTKSVDSSDESFSESDDDSCLWKRKRQKCFNLPPAKSEPFPLTQSHTKQTALGGKKVNNIWGVVLQEQNQDAVATELGILGMDGSIDRSRQSETYNYLLAKKLMKEAQQKEAETLDKELDEYMHDDKKALPAEEENGQGFLKRKRSIKDRLGERQEMKYKGRYEITEEDSEEKVADEIAYRLCEPKKDLIARVVKIIGKRKSIELLVETAEVEQNGGLFIVNGTRRRTPGGVYLNLLKNTPSIKEEHIKEIFYLENQKEYENKKAAKKRRIQILGKKMKKAIKGLNLQEYDDASRETFASDTNEALASLDDLQDGHHETKMEPEDIIEIDNAHDLEIF